From one Eucalyptus grandis isolate ANBG69807.140 chromosome 9, ASM1654582v1, whole genome shotgun sequence genomic stretch:
- the LOC104418992 gene encoding F-box protein SKIP23 isoform X2: MADWSQMPEELLRLIARRLGTQFDVLRFRSVCSSWRSSVAPSLKPFPNGRFPIIPDDGTGVDFLCKRTIYLLGAPRSGDRTVPSGWLLKVAEDVPWGMNTLNPLSICESAPLPEDFPRVLDLMNLRVVELGHEDVFHGKLAMFKSREKRWSIVQDMPSPYDDMISFKGEFYTVDNAGRTVVVGLDLSVTLIAQPNFDGLQTKCLVESVGELLLVYMHWDETPRFKVYKLDREEKVWNEVKDLGDRVLFLGDECTFSASAADLGACKGNCIFFIDQDGDIAASSLKIVVYDMESGIFGPIEDYAGYSELFWPPPDWIASKTSEVSICFLEFFQSSILHHR, translated from the exons ATGGCCGATTGGAGCCAGATGCCGGAGGAACTCCTCCGCCTCATCGCGCGGCGCCTCGGCACGCAGTTCGACGTCCTCCGATTCCGATCCGTCTGCTCTTCCTGGCGCTCCTCGGTCGCGCCAAGCCTTAAGCCCTTCCCGAACGGCCGATTCCCGATCATCCCTGACGACGGCACCGGGGTAGACTTTCTCTGCAAGCGCACCATCTACCTCCTCGGAGCGCCCCGATCCGGCGACCGAACGGTCCCCAGCGGGTGGCTGCTCAAAGTCGCGGAGGACGTCCCCTGGGGGATGAATACACTGAACCCTCTCTCCATCTGCGAATCTGCTCCTCTGCCTGAGGATTTTCCGAGAGTTTTGGACTTGATGAATCTGCGGGTGGTGGAGTTAGGGCACGA GGATGTCTTTCATGGCAAATTGGCCATGTTTAAATCTAGGGAAAAGCGGTGGTCCATCGTTCAGGACATGCCGTCGCCATATGACGACATGATATCATTTAAAGGGGAGTTTTATACCGTTGACAATGCTGGGAGGACTGTGGTCGTCGGGTTGGATCTGAGTGTGACTTTGATTGCACAGCCGAACTTTGATGGTCTCCAAACGAAGTGCTTGGTGGAATCTGTGGGCGAACTGCTGTTGGtctatatgcattgggatgagACACCGAGATTTAAGGTCTACAAGTTGGACAGAGAAGAGAAGGTATGGAATGAGGTGAAAGATTTAGGGGATAGGGTGTTGTTTCTGGGAGATGAATGTACATTTTCTGCTTCAGCTGCAGATTTAGGGGCTTGTAAGGGGAATTGCATATTTTTTATAGATCAAGATGGAGACATAGCAGCTTCGAGCCTTAAGATTGTTGTCTATGATATGGAAAGTGGCATTTTTGGACCTATAGAAGATTATGCAGGTTATTCAGAGCTGTTCTGGCCTCCTCCAGATTGGATTGCTTCGAAGACTTCGGAAGTAAGTATTTGTTTTctggaattcttccaatcatcTATTTTGCATCATCGTTAG
- the LOC104418992 gene encoding F-box protein SKIP23 isoform X1, whose amino-acid sequence MADWSQMPEELLRLIARRLGTQFDVLRFRSVCSSWRSSVAPSLKPFPNGRFPIIPDDGTGVDFLCKRTIYLLGAPRSGDRTVPSGWLLKVAEDVPWGMNTLNPLSICESAPLPEDFPRVLDLMNLRVVELGHEYVLRGTHYHGYGDNYDIIDTIKVAFLCLDNENYFVLFRDVFHGKLAMFKSREKRWSIVQDMPSPYDDMISFKGEFYTVDNAGRTVVVGLDLSVTLIAQPNFDGLQTKCLVESVGELLLVYMHWDETPRFKVYKLDREEKVWNEVKDLGDRVLFLGDECTFSASAADLGACKGNCIFFIDQDGDIAASSLKIVVYDMESGIFGPIEDYAGYSELFWPPPDWIASKTSEPQVRNQLESLVV is encoded by the exons ATGGCCGATTGGAGCCAGATGCCGGAGGAACTCCTCCGCCTCATCGCGCGGCGCCTCGGCACGCAGTTCGACGTCCTCCGATTCCGATCCGTCTGCTCTTCCTGGCGCTCCTCGGTCGCGCCAAGCCTTAAGCCCTTCCCGAACGGCCGATTCCCGATCATCCCTGACGACGGCACCGGGGTAGACTTTCTCTGCAAGCGCACCATCTACCTCCTCGGAGCGCCCCGATCCGGCGACCGAACGGTCCCCAGCGGGTGGCTGCTCAAAGTCGCGGAGGACGTCCCCTGGGGGATGAATACACTGAACCCTCTCTCCATCTGCGAATCTGCTCCTCTGCCTGAGGATTTTCCGAGAGTTTTGGACTTGATGAATCTGCGGGTGGTGGAGTTAGGGCACGAGTATGTGTTGCGGGGTACACATTATCATGGCTATGGCGATAATTATGATATAATAGACACGATTAAGGTTGCTTTTTTGTGTTTAgacaatgaaaattattttgtgcTGTTCAGGGATGTCTTTCATGGCAAATTGGCCATGTTTAAATCTAGGGAAAAGCGGTGGTCCATCGTTCAGGACATGCCGTCGCCATATGACGACATGATATCATTTAAAGGGGAGTTTTATACCGTTGACAATGCTGGGAGGACTGTGGTCGTCGGGTTGGATCTGAGTGTGACTTTGATTGCACAGCCGAACTTTGATGGTCTCCAAACGAAGTGCTTGGTGGAATCTGTGGGCGAACTGCTGTTGGtctatatgcattgggatgagACACCGAGATTTAAGGTCTACAAGTTGGACAGAGAAGAGAAGGTATGGAATGAGGTGAAAGATTTAGGGGATAGGGTGTTGTTTCTGGGAGATGAATGTACATTTTCTGCTTCAGCTGCAGATTTAGGGGCTTGTAAGGGGAATTGCATATTTTTTATAGATCAAGATGGAGACATAGCAGCTTCGAGCCTTAAGATTGTTGTCTATGATATGGAAAGTGGCATTTTTGGACCTATAGAAGATTATGCAGGTTATTCAGAGCTGTTCTGGCCTCCTCCAGATTGGATTGCTTCGAAGACTTCGGAA CCTCAGGTTCGAAATCAATTGGAATCACTGGTAGTGTAA
- the LOC104418991 gene encoding LOW QUALITY PROTEIN: F-box protein SKIP23 (The sequence of the model RefSeq protein was modified relative to this genomic sequence to represent the inferred CDS: deleted 2 bases in 1 codon): protein MADWSQMPEDLLRRIARRLGTQFDVLRFRSVCSSWRSSLAPSPNPLRRGRIPIIPHEGYPDDCTELYVLPKRTIFLVGVPRSCDQTVRSGWLVKVWEDDRGVMNLLNPLTSCEFRLLPEDFPRVLDLMNLRVLELGHSVGCRIPMVSAMAIIIIYGARIGLFFCVDNENDFALLRLLPGGTLVMFKSREKRWSPVQDISLGYDDVILFKGEFYAVDFDGSTVVVGLDSSVTLIVQSDFDGWDKRLVESVGELLLVYMYEEEKTTRFKVHKLDREEKVWNEVKDLGDRVLFLGEECTFSASAADLGACKGNCIFFRDHGGVLRVSSFDMGVVGEIGVYDMDSGIIGFIEDYAGYSQLFWPPPDWIVSRTAEPQVRNQLEAPTV, encoded by the exons ATGGCCGATTGGAGCCAGATGCCGGAGGACCTCCTCCGCCGCATCGCGCGACGCCTCGGCACGCAGTTCGACGTCCTCCGATTCCGATCCGTCTGCTCTTCCTGGCGCTCCTCGCTCGCACCGAGCCCTAACCCCTTACGGCGCGGCCGAATCCCGATCATCCCGCACGAGGGGTATCCCGACGACTGCACCGAGCTATACGTTCTCCCCAAGCGCACCATCTTCCTCGTCGGAGTGCCCCGATCCTGCGACCAAACAGTCCGCAGCGGTTGGCTGGTCAAAGTCTGGGAGGACGACCGCGGGGTGATGAATCTACTGAACCCTCTCACCAGCTGCGAATTCCGTCTGCTGCCTGAGGATTTTCCGAGAGTTTTGGACTTGATGAATCTGCGCGTGCTGGAGTTAGGGCACAGTGTGGGTTGCAGGATTCCAATGGTCTCAGCTATGGCTATTATAATCATATATGGGGCGCGGATAGGGTTGTTTTTTTGTGTT gacaatgaaaatgattttgcgCTGCTCAGGCTTCTCCCTGGTGGCACACTGGTCATGTTTAAATCTAGGGAAAAACGGTGGTCACCCGTTCAGGACATATCGTTGGGATATGACGACGTGATATTGTTTAAGGGGGAGTTTTATGCCGTTGACTTTGATGGGAGCACTGTGGTTGTCGGGTTGGATTCGAGTGTGACTTTGATTGTGCAGTCGGACTTTGATGGTTGGGACAAGCGCTTGGTGGAATCTGTGGGCGAACTGCTGTTGGTCTATATGTATGAGGAGGAGAAGACAACCAGATTTAAGGTCCACAAGTTGGACAGAGAAGAGAAGGTATGGAATGAGGTGAAAGATTTAGGGGATAGGGTGTTGTTTCTGGGAGAGGAATGTACATTTTCTGCTTCAGCTGCAGATTTAGGGGCTTGTAAGGGGAATTGCATATTTTTTAGGGATCATGGTGGAGTACTCAGAGTGTCGAGCTTTGATATGGGTGTGGTTGGTGAGATTGGTGTCTATGATATGGATAGTGGCATTATTGGATTTATAGAAGATTATGCAGGTTATTCACAGCTGTTCTGGCCTCCTCCGGATTGGATTGTTTCCAGGACCGCAGAA CCTCAGGTTCGAAATCAATTGGAAGCACCGACAGTGTAA
- the LOC104418996 gene encoding F-box protein SKIP23 has protein sequence MAEWSQMPEDLLRLIARRLGTQFDVLRFRSVCSSWRSSVAPSPGPSRRGRSLILPNDGISDAALGFHLSKSTIFLLGVARSRDQDAPAGWLLKVKEDVRRRMNLLNPLSRSPIAPLPEDFPRVLDLMDLRLLELGHEYVLQYMSYPPCGNDGHLYLEKVVFLCSDDGNDFALLTIHVSGKLAMLKSGQKRWSVIRDMPSPYDDVILFKGEFYAVDGTGRTVLVGLDLGVTLVAESNFGGDKKFLVESVGELLLVDMYLSLDVETDHDGVVTELAENFDYITRERTVRFKVYKLDREEKVWNEVKDLGDRVLFLGDDCTFSASAADLRACKGNCIFFSDNWELEGPLKGPGIGVYDMDSGKIGPLEDYAGYSELFWPPPDWIASTTSEVQNQLEALAV, from the exons ATGGCCGAATGGAGCCAGATGCCGGAGGACCTCCTCCGCCTCATCGCGCGGCGCCTCGGCACGCAGTTCGACGTCCTCCGGTTCCGATCCGTCTGCTCTTCCTGGCGCTCCTCGGTCGCGCCGAGCCCTGGCCCCTCCCGGCGCGGCCGGTCCCTGATCCTCCCGAACGACGGGATCTCCGACGCCGCCCTGGGATTCCACCTGTCCAAGAGCACCATCTTCCTCCTCGGGGTGGCCCGATCCCGCGACCAGGACGCCCCCGCCGGGTGGCTGCTCAAGGTCAAGGAGGACGTCCGCCGGAGGATGAATCTACTGAACCCTCTCTCCAGGAGCCCAATCGCTCCTCTCCCCGAGGATTTTCCAAGAGTCCTGGATTTGATGGATCTTCGCCTGCTGGAGCTAGGGCACGAGTATGTGCTGCAGTACATGAGCTATCCCCCTTGCGGTAACGATGGTCATCTCTACCTGGAGAAGGTTGTTTTCTTGTGCTCGGACGATGGGAATGATTTCGCGCTGCTCACGATCCACGTGTCTGGGAAATTGGCCATGTTGAAATCTGGTCAAAAACGGTGGTCCGTCATTCGGGACATGCCGTCGCCGTATGATGACGTGATATTGTTTAAGGGAGAGTTTTATGCCGTCGATGGCACCGGGAGGACCGTGCTTGTCGGGTTGGATTTGGGCGTGACCTTGGTCGCGGAGTCGAACTTTGGGGGTGACAAGAAGTTCTTGGTGGAATCTGTCGGTGAACTGCTGTTGGTCGATATGTATTTGAGCCTGGATGTCGAGACCGATCACGATGGCGTGGTCACGGAATTAGCAGAGAATTTCGATTACATAACGAGGGAGAGGACAGTCCGGTTTAAGGTCTACAAGCTGGACAGAGAAGAGAAGGTGTGGAATGAGGTGAAAGACTTGGGGGACAGGGTGTTGTTTCTGGGAGATGATTGTACATTTTCTGCTTCAGCTGCAGATTTAAGGGCTTGTAAAGGGAATTGCATATTTTTCTCGGATAATTGGGAATTGGAAGGACCTCTGAAGGGCCCTGGAATTGGTGTCTATGATATGGATAGTGGCAAAATTGGACCTTTAGAAGATTATGCAGGTTATTCGGAGCTGTTCTGGCCACCTCCGGATTGGATTGCTTCGACGACCTCGGAA GTTCAAAATCAATTGGAAGCACTAGCAGTGTAA